Proteins encoded by one window of Misgurnus anguillicaudatus chromosome 4, ASM2758022v2, whole genome shotgun sequence:
- the LOC141349114 gene encoding urotensin-2 receptor, with the protein MTTVSIEPIVAMVEKASNVTEIPVEASTENMAANFTIGTILSLMCLVGVSGNIYTLVVMCHSMRSAASMYIYIINLALADLLYLLTIPFVVCTHFLKGWYFGDAGCRILISMDFLTMHASIFTLTVMSTERYFAVLKPLDTVKRSKSYRKAIALVVWMASLILTLPMIISVQLMTQSSKPMCQPTLSPLSYKIYISFLFGTSIVAPGVIIGYLYIRLARTYWISQTETFKQTKKLPNQKVLYLIFTIVLLFWACFLPFWIWQLLGQFQPALALSAKAKRNINYLTTCLTYSNSCINPFLYTLLTKNYKEYLRKRQRTWTAGSYLNRRNRFQRSPRHSLSASSQQCTESFVLAQTSCTNNSSL; encoded by the coding sequence ATGACCACTGTGTCAATAGAGCCTATAGTGGCGATGGTGGAGAAGGCTTCCAATGTTACCGAGATCCCAGTGGAAGCGTCTACCGAAAACATGGCTGCGAACTTCACCATCGGCACCATCCTGTCGTTGATGTGTCTGGTGGGCGTTTCTGGAAACATCTACACGCTTGTGGTCATGTGCCACTCGATGCGCTCGGCTGCCTCCATGTACATCTACATCATCAACCTGGCACTAGCGGATCTCCTTTACTTACTCACTATTCCATTTGTGGTGTGTACGCATTTCCTAAAAGGATGGTACTTTGGCGATGCCGGGTGTCGGATCCTCATTAGTATGGACTTTCTCACCATGCATGCCAGCATTTTTACGCTTACAGTTATGAGTACAGAGCGCTACTTTGCCGTACTCAAACCTTTGGATACGGTGAAACGCTCCAAAAGCTACCGAAAGGCGATCGCGCTGGTGGTATGGATGGCTTCTTTGATTCTGACCCTACCCATGATTATTAGTGTCCAGCTAATGACACAGAGCTCCAAGCCTATGTGTCAACCCACACTGAGTCCACTGTCTTATAAAATCTACATCTCGTTTCTCTTTGGCACCAGCATCGTGGCTCCAGGTGTGATAATCGGTTACCTGTACATACGCCTGGCACGAACCTACTGGATCTCCCAGACGGAGACGTTCAAGCAGACGAAGAAGCTCCCAAACCAGAAAGTTCTGTATCTGATATTCACTATAGTGCTCCTCTTCTGGGCCTGCTTCCTGCCTTTTTGGATCTGGCAGCTTTTAGGTCAGTTTCAGCCCGCGCTGGCTCTCTCAGCTAAGGCCAAACGTAACATTAACTATCTGACCACCTGTCTGACCTATAGCAACAGTTGTATCAATCCGTTCCTCTACACCCTGCTGACTAAGAACTACAAGGAGTATCTCAGAAAGAGACAGAGGACTTGGACGGCCGGCAGTTACCTCAACCGCAGAAACCGCTTTCAGCGGTCACCCCGTCATTCTCTGTCCGCCAGCAGTCAGCAGTGCACAGAGAGCTTTGTGCTTGCGCAAACGTCCTGCACCAATAACAGCAGTCTTTGA